A genomic window from Tolypothrix sp. PCC 7910 includes:
- a CDS encoding alpha-amylase family glycosyl hydrolase yields MSAVIEFKLFAPRNNQASLIGSFSDWQETPMKKGKDGYFSTQLNLEDGIYQYKFRVQTKSPNFSADEWVEVIDPYATDVNEQEKVGILQIKDGKRIVDTYVWQHDDIPLPENQALVIYEMHIADFTGGEVDSNKRGKYLDAIEKLDYLRDLGINAVELMPVNEYPGDYSWGYKVRHFFATESSYGSTADLKRFIDECHSRGMRVFMDGIYNHTDEECPLMLIDRNYWYYEHMHYPEDPDNYWGPEFNYDNYDEKLDVKPAWQYVGDVVRFWVQEYHIDGIRFDAVRQLANFEFLHWLAQQAKKNTAPKPFYNIAEHIPDTSKVTTPEGPLDACWHESFHYFIVPHVCGEKFELDHLKQVLDPSQQGYKTGRNVINYLATHDREHLFRELGNRGIFDEAAFTRAKLAAALLMTAMGIPMLWMGEEFGEHKRKSESVTQPKKIAWNLLQKDENRDLWQYYQQLITLRKHNLALQSDNIKFFHEDADAKLLAYVRWHHQGSKVVVVVNFNEQKITNYCIANFPNAEHWQDWFTHAEVEVGQDGLVTNLQPYTAKIYINQ; encoded by the coding sequence ATGTCTGCTGTAATTGAATTTAAATTGTTCGCACCCCGTAACAATCAAGCCTCATTAATAGGTTCTTTTTCTGATTGGCAAGAAACGCCAATGAAAAAAGGCAAAGATGGTTATTTTTCTACTCAATTAAATTTAGAAGATGGTATTTATCAATATAAGTTTCGCGTACAAACCAAAAGTCCTAATTTTTCTGCCGATGAATGGGTAGAAGTAATTGACCCCTACGCTACTGATGTTAATGAGCAAGAAAAAGTAGGCATATTACAAATTAAAGATGGCAAACGTATAGTAGATACTTACGTTTGGCAACATGATGATATTCCTCTGCCAGAAAATCAGGCATTAGTTATATATGAAATGCACATTGCTGATTTTACTGGTGGTGAAGTTGATAGTAACAAAAGAGGAAAATATCTAGATGCTATTGAAAAGCTAGATTATCTGCGTGATTTAGGAATCAATGCAGTTGAATTAATGCCTGTGAATGAGTATCCAGGCGATTATAGCTGGGGCTACAAAGTCCGGCACTTTTTTGCCACAGAATCTAGCTATGGTTCAACAGCCGATTTAAAACGGTTCATTGATGAGTGTCATAGTAGAGGTATGCGGGTTTTCATGGATGGAATTTATAACCATACTGATGAAGAATGCCCGTTAATGCTGATAGATAGAAACTACTGGTACTACGAACACATGCATTATCCAGAAGACCCGGATAATTACTGGGGCCCAGAGTTTAACTATGACAACTATGATGAAAAATTAGACGTTAAACCTGCTTGGCAATATGTCGGAGATGTGGTGCGTTTTTGGGTTCAAGAATATCATATTGATGGCATTCGTTTTGATGCAGTTCGCCAATTGGCGAACTTTGAATTTCTACACTGGCTGGCCCAACAAGCAAAAAAGAATACTGCACCTAAACCGTTTTATAATATTGCAGAACATATTCCTGATACCAGCAAAGTCACAACACCAGAGGGGCCACTTGATGCTTGCTGGCATGAAAGTTTTCACTACTTTATAGTTCCCCATGTGTGTGGTGAAAAATTTGAATTAGATCATCTCAAGCAGGTTTTAGATCCAAGTCAGCAGGGTTATAAAACTGGTAGAAATGTCATAAATTATTTGGCAACTCACGATCGCGAACATTTATTCAGAGAATTAGGTAACCGAGGTATCTTTGACGAAGCTGCATTTACAAGGGCTAAATTAGCAGCGGCGCTGTTAATGACAGCAATGGGTATACCAATGCTGTGGATGGGTGAAGAGTTTGGCGAACACAAGCGAAAAAGCGAAAGTGTGACTCAGCCTAAGAAAATAGCTTGGAATTTGTTACAAAAGGACGAAAATCGTGATTTATGGCAATATTACCAACAACTCATCACCCTACGGAAACATAATTTAGCGCTGCAAAGTGACAACATAAAGTTTTTCCATGAAGATGCAGACGCAAAACTTCTAGCATATGTCCGTTGGCATCACCAAGGTTCTAAAGTTGTGGTTGTGGTAAATTTCAACGAGCAGAAGATTACCAATTATTGCATTGCCAACTTCCCAAACGCTGAACATTGGCAAGATTGGTTTACTCACGCTGAGGTAGAAGTGGGTCAAGATGGTTTGGTGACAAACCTACAACCCTACACAGCTAAGATATATATTAACCAGTAG
- the rpsO gene encoding 30S ribosomal protein S15, which translates to MALTQQRKQELISSYQVHETDTGSADVQIAMLTERINRLSEHLQANKKDHSSRRGLLKLIGHRKRLLSYVQAESREKYQALIARLGIRG; encoded by the coding sequence ATGGCTCTGACGCAACAGCGCAAACAAGAACTCATTTCGAGCTATCAAGTTCACGAAACCGATACCGGCTCTGCCGATGTCCAAATTGCTATGCTTACTGAGCGCATTAACCGCCTCAGCGAACATTTGCAAGCAAATAAAAAAGACCACTCTTCTCGCAGAGGATTGTTGAAGTTGATTGGTCATCGTAAGCGTCTGCTTTCCTATGTACAAGCGGAAAGCCGGGAAAAATATCAAGCTTTAATTGCTCGTCTGGGAATTCGTGGTTAA
- a CDS encoding PAM68 family protein, translating to MSAEESERSRLPFEPNKKNPKPAKAKSQPPIKPKASQGETSKQPPFNKEEMAIPKVVSQRMIRRVAAFCGIPTALGISTLVASYLLTIYTDIKLPPIAVLLVNMGLFGIGVLGITYGVLSASWDEDRVGSWLGIGEFGTNWGRMVAVWRETRQNKV from the coding sequence ATGTCTGCTGAAGAATCGGAACGTAGCCGCTTACCTTTTGAACCGAATAAAAAGAACCCAAAACCAGCCAAAGCTAAGAGTCAACCACCAATAAAGCCAAAAGCGTCTCAGGGAGAGACAAGCAAGCAGCCGCCTTTTAACAAAGAGGAAATGGCAATCCCAAAAGTTGTTAGCCAGCGAATGATTCGACGAGTAGCCGCTTTCTGCGGTATACCTACGGCTTTGGGAATTTCTACTCTGGTAGCCAGCTATTTGCTGACTATCTATACCGATATCAAACTGCCTCCCATTGCTGTGTTATTGGTAAACATGGGATTGTTTGGTATAGGGGTATTAGGGATAACCTATGGTGTACTCTCTGCCTCTTGGGATGAAGACAGAGTAGGCAGTTGGCTGGGTATTGGAGAGTTCGGCACCAATTGGGGACGCATGGTGGCAGTTTGGCGCGAAACTCGGCAAAATAAGGTTTGA